The proteins below come from a single Malus domestica chromosome 03, GDT2T_hap1 genomic window:
- the LOC103427454 gene encoding DELLA protein 2-like yields the protein MISRPSCLENLVRVMRTLSPCVMVVIDVEANHNSPSLVNRFIDALFYYSAIFDCLETCMKQEMNRVLIEGLFHEGIRNIVVAEGSERVARSVKMEVWRAFFARFRMVEINLSNAALFQASLVAKKYGSPPCTLDRNGKCLTVGWKGTPIHSLSAWKFS from the coding sequence ATGATTTCGAGGCCAAGTTGCTTGGAAAATCTGGTGAGGGTGATGAGAACTCTCAGCCCTTGTGTAATGGTGGTGATTGACGTGGAGGCCAACCACAATTCACCGTCACTTGTGAACCGATTCATCGATGCGCTGTTTTATTACAGTGCAATTTTCGACTGCCTTGAGACTTGCATGAAGCAGGAGATGAACAGAGTGCTGATAGAGGGGCTGTTCCATGAGGGAATACGAAACATTGTGGTGGCGGAGGGGAGTGAAAGGGTTGCAAGAAGCGTGAAGATGGAAGTGTGGAGAGCCTTTTTTGCAAGGTTTAGAATGGTGGAAATCAACTTAAGTAATGCAGCTTTGTTCCAAGCTAGTTTGGTGGCTAAAAAGTATGGAAGCCCTCCTTGCACGCTTGATAGGAATGGGAAATGTCTTACTGTTGGGTGGAAGGGAACCCCAATCCATTCGCTTTCTGcttggaaattcagttga